Part of the Cydia pomonella isolate Wapato2018A chromosome 20, ilCydPomo1, whole genome shotgun sequence genome is shown below.
tcgcgaacacacagacagacggacgcaATGGGAGACTTTGTTGTATAAGGCTTAGTGACACATtcgcaaaataattaaatgcatTTTCAATTTACTATTGTGATAAAAGCATCGTGAGATCCAAGATAAAATGGATTTTAAAACTATGTACCAAATGTACCACCAGCCATAAAAGTGCATGGTAacttatgaatgaattcataaTTTATCCATGcgatttcgcagctcactgtagcGCTTCATTGGCGAGAGGTTTTTGATAGTATATCTGTAGTACATAactacatatttaagtaaaccTTTGAGGTGTCTATTCTCAAGAGTttgtgttaaattaaaatagtatagcaattgttttgtttgttgtcCAAAAGGACGATTAACCCCATTATTCATAAAAACTTTACGAGCctgaattagttaaattatgttttatccctttcttacaaatacataagtcaaaatgacagataaagacaaacgattcatagctaattcaggcttttaatgcgtttatgaataattcGCTTCTTTGATAAACTACTAATTTGCAAGCAGATACATTTGTCTTTATCAAATCGTTTGTCAGGATtgttatacaggatgtttatttagtcacctgcaataatttacgagctgaatatataggtcatactgaacaacttttactatgggacctacCTCGAAATCGCGATAAAATTTTAactttcccatagaaaatgtcaaggtcagacagccaaaatgtatgaatttgttttcgcgatttcgtggttggtaccatagtaaaagttgctcagtatgatctatatattcaccccataaattattgcaggtgactaaataaacactataTTAATTGTTACTCTTATATGTAAGTCTGTGTCTAAGTAATAAGTATAACCTAAACTTATAACACAACCTGGAATGGTCATAAACGAATATCTTTTTGAAAGACCAATAGTGTAATATCACAATTTTAAACAGGAAATAATATACCTtaatttctatgagatttttAACAACATGAATTGCACATGTATTTCGTCCTTAATTTCCTTTGGTTGTAATAATCTTTAGACGtatttagttatataatatatattacctTATTTCTTAATTaactaagtataataaatatataacataaaaacataatcatacatacttaaatcaaacagtaattattaaatatatgatatacaaatTGACTTTTCTACCAATCATCATATATGAATCCGCGCGGAATTCGAAGGAAAGGCCAGTGAAGTGATCTCATTTTGTTCAATATGGTCCTTCGAGCTAGATCAGAAGGTATCAAATGTATTTAATGTGCTTGTGCCTGTCAAACCAGTACTCTCACTTCATTTACTTGATTTGGTAATATATAGAAGGGCAAATGGTCGAGGGAGCCCAGTTCTCCGACAGGTCAGTGACCTCATTTCGTTATATATGGTATTCTATCTCTATTTGAGAGTAGCATCGAATGCTTTATGATTGTGTGTCGAATGGTTACAGTATTCACTTGTTTTGCTAATAGATGACAAGGCAGTAGTCGATGAGAGCCTGTAGAAATCTCAGAGAAGGTCAGTGACCCCATTTTGTTAGATAAGCTCGTATGGTCTTTCGAGCCCGATTTGAAGGTAAAGTCACCTCGAATGGTTTAGATATGTTCGTGTCTGTAAAATCGTTATAAAATTCCCTTGCTGTGATGGGTGCTAACATATTTCTCAAATAATGCGACTCCATCTTTGATAtagtccttcgagccggatctGACGGACGGAAGTCGCGTCGAATGGTCTAAATATTATCGTTTGACGAATCGTTTCATTATTCACTTGTTTTGATAATATATTGCAGGGCAGTAGTCGATGAGGGCTTGTAGCGCGCGGATCTCGAACGACAGGTCGGTGACGGCAGGGGGCGTGGCTACGAGTGTGGGTGCTAGTACAGTGCTCAGATTGTGCGACCCCATCTTATTCACCTCTGACATTTGGGATACCCTGCCGAAATTAACACATGatgttaacattttttatttaacattaattaaaaaaaagtttattttaagtagtCTCTCATTGTCATGATTGTAACTCCTccgagtacaatttttttatacttataccACAATGTATTCTGGATTTTTATTGAGTAACTTACGGTTCCAAAGTCAATAACAAAACACCTGATCCTGGGTCTCAGCAGGATAAATCATCCGCCATGACATCTGCTCTATTAAGTACCAACTCAGCTATCAAAGCTTATCAGAATGCTATgatgaaatatattaaaatgcaAGTAAGAGATTACCTGTATAAATGTTGCACCACATATTGCAGACAGTTGTAGTGAGCTTTAGGTAAAAGTTCCAAACATTCTCGCAGCATGCCCACTTGGTCTGACGGGGTCTTCATTTCTGGaaatataaataactatattagcaaaaatttaaaataaattgaatcaATTTAGAAATGACAAAATTCCGCGAGACATCCTAGGTTGTCGACAGCTCAGATTTGGTACGCATAAGTGGCAGAAGGCATGTTGCCTGCCAATGGCTGCTGGAGCAGAAAGGTTCTTTAGAGATCAGAAACCGGAATACAGACATAGCTTCCAACAAATTGGACCAACAGTCTGGTTCGCGGAGAACTGTTGGATGAAGGCAGCTCATGACTGGTTGTAGTGGAGATTCTAGCTTTACGGGCAATGAACGTTTTCCGCTTAATATTCATCTTCAAACAAGATTACTACATTAAAATTCGTCGATACTTGGACCAGGATGCCGGCTAACGGTATACAGGGTGGACTTAGGCAGACCAGAGTGGCATCTTGAGATGCACTTAAACTGGTTTTTTATTGGATAATGGAAAGCATTTGACCAGTCTCATGTGATGCTAAGTGCCGATGCGGTTTTAGCATGAATGGTTTAGATAGACTGCTCCGTACAAGGGTGGTGATGGTGACTAATCCAAGTAATACACGGTGTACTTACGCGTAGCTTGCACGAACTTGGGGTGCACGTCGTAGGTGATTAGAGGCACGGGTAACAATCGTAAGTACAACTTCAGGGTGCCGGCGACTACGTTTATGTTGCTGAACGGGCTCAGGTCGGCTGCTTCACCGTCTGAAAACatgagatataataaaaaaaggctTTTCGTATGCCCCCAGCATTCCAAATGGCAgctgtatttgtaaaaaaaattgttcctgCATAAATTGGGAGCTCAGGTTGACGTATTAAACATTGACATACACACACAAACAGTCAGACCGAGCAGATCTCAAGCTTAGGTCAGGATCCGGTTGTCCCTTTCAATTGTTGTCATATTTACTTGCCACTTGTAAAAATTCCACTGACCTCATTAGACCTGGTCCCTGAATTCCACTAGATCAATCACTCACCTTTGTCAAAAGCCATCTTCAACGCTTCAATCTCGTCAGCGAACCCAGACACCCGGTATATGCCCTCAGAATCCATGCCCCTGGCTTCTATCTCGCTCACACACTTGCGCACGACGAACGGCAACGTGCTAGAGTGCGCGTTCAGCAACGTTGTCAGATCTATGCCGAATACGCCACGGATCTTCTTCAAGTCGGGTACGCAGTGGTTTGGCACGCGTTCCGAGCATTTTGAATGGGCTATGAAGCCGCAATCTGGAATTTTTATAATGGTTAGAACCTGTTGTCGCTATTAGGgtcggtacagacggactgcatcCCGACTGCAATTTGTGTGGAAACTGCACGCCGACTGCAACGTCGGCGTGCAGTTCTCATACAAGTTGCGGTCGAGTTGCAGACCGCCTGTATAGGCCCTTAGGCTGCGTTTTTACCAGAGATAGCGTAGCTTGTTAAGAATCAATAGATTGCCGACTAGAGCTGCGCTAAGCGAGGATAAGCCATGAGAATTTGTAATAGAGGTGAATTtgcaaagtaaactttgtagccacagtaaatttatttcGTATATATTCGTTATGCCTTATACCTTTGGTtcatgcccggtaagatggcaccactttttgatatgtaacaaatttacacatatcagtgaaaaaataatgatCAAATTCAAGTAGCGTTTTAAAAGttataatcatgtgtcgaaagatggcagtaaatttacgcggctacaaagttttctttcacaatccacctctatttcaaattcacttTGGGGTAAGTTAATTGATTCTATTCGTTCATACCAATCACTCGCTACGAATTCTCGCAcatctggtggaaacgcagccttcgGTGCTGTTCTATTTAAAAATTGGACATACATATATGCAAACTTTTACCCTGATGAAAGTCCAGTGCCACTTATCAATCGTTTGCCTTCTTGCGGATCCTTTCGACACGTAATCAGACGGGAGCCAGATAATATGGAGAAGCGGATTTCGGGCATGTTGGATGAAGGATGGGGATACCCCTGGGTAGATATTGTAAAGAATGCCAGCCAAGAATCTACACAGGCGCCTATTATTAGGACGGCGGAAAATTGTGCAGAATGGAGAGCCTTGGTGCACAAAACAACGACCTCATGTGGTTGCGACCCTCAGTCACGAGgaaacgaggaagaagaattGTAGTTTAGTTGTTTAAgataaaatttcttatttttagatcCTTTAGCGGCCCACCATACAAGAAAAACTGGCAGTCCAAAATGGattattactgcaatgttctgctacctgagtgcagcactagcacctattgtaaaccatagagtaacttatattactgtgccttaaactgtttttgacaagttttcacagataataaaataggtatgaCATTGatcattgatgcatcaaggcggtttgtttacctaCCTACCGGGAATCGCGAAGATcgtaatttagttatctgcctcttcatggctccaatatgcaagagtgatagagagtaagtaagtaagtaagtaaatattctttatagcaccaaaagtaattttaagggaaaggagaggttagataacaaaatttcgattttcttgtttcgctgTAGACCCTccgattgtgatggattgtgctaatggcgccccctacgcagagtttcgcatAGTATTCCGTATGAAagaatttgatttgttttaaaatggaatgaaataaaacaataacaactATTAGCTCCCCTTAcaagtacaatacaataatgcGTTCAGGGCACTGACGgggctgccgcgatactgcagcgcatcagggatgtttgcggaggcgcagGTGGCGTGTTTTAAAGCTACCATGCGCTTGCGAGCCGCATCCCTGGTGCGACGCGTGCGCGCCAGCTCCAATGCGTCCTGGCAATGCTCGCGGACAAGTTTTGCCGGTACATGACATTTTGCTGAGGTCTCCATGAGCCCAGCAGTACAGTCGTTGACACATTgagatataggtaaaaactgtcTGTTAATCACTGATGCGGTAAAAaatggttattttatttcattaatgcGTGTGTATTATAGTGTTTAAGTCTACTGttccaaattaatatgtatgagtcattatgttactcgaaattaacgaattttaatttaatttaatttagggcACTTACCTCTAGCAACATGAGGTCAAAGAATTCTAGCATACTCGTGAAAGTAAAAATTCAAtcacagagagagagagatctTACCTTCACATTTAACACCTTGTGCAGTGAATCCCCATAGGAAATTAGCACACAGCTCGCACCAATTCAGGCCCTTGAATGTGTGAACCTTAAAGGTATGGCTTTTAGAGTATTTATTAAGCAGAGGATTGTCTTCAAGTGAGGGTGTGAGGTCTAACACAGGCTTCTTGTCTAGTTCTAAGGTGCTTGTATTGTCTGTAGTTGTTATTGGGAGTTGTCTGCTCActctgaaatataattaatattacaaacattaaataagtatttattttatttctttcattaGGCGAGACAGAGCGAGCAcatgcgcgaggcaatttcctcacgcacaaaccggccggtgtagacatgcctcgacctaggcggcgcgcgcgttttcctcgcccgaggcGCGagcgctctgtgtggacccgcttaATTAATAGTCTATTATTTCTTCAGCTTCTGTGTAAGTAAACCTTTCCGGAAGTGTAATTTGgttctaaaaattaaatttttacatatggttttggaaaaaaatcataattgaCATATTGACATGATGTTTAGTAGCACAAGAATTATATAAGTTTCTGCCTTAGTATATAAAACTCAATAAAAGATGAATCTACCGCATCAGAGTTTGTAAAGCATGTTATTAAACTTACTGCTGCTTTCTTTGCAAAGTGTTTAATTTCCGTCTGTTCAATGTGACATAAGGACTCTCTGTATAGCTAGTTCGTGAGTTGATCATCTCTAGGATGTGTCGCGCTTTAAGCTCCATGTGCGTTGTGATGAGCCCATCCGCCACCAGGTCATAGATGCAGTCATACCGCTTGTCTTTGAGGTAGTGGGTGCCATCGTAATATAGCTTGTAATGATGGATTTTGTCATCGAACCTGCAAAATAAGcacattacatattataaatactttcaCATTCAGTTTAGTAATAAATGCAATATTAATTAACCCTTAATTTGGCAGAAAAGAAAAAGCTTGGTTTGAATTTTTATGTGCACATTTATTTATAcgtttaaatatgtattaaaaaatgttaaaaaaatattttactgtaaGATTTCCTGAAAATCGAGTGTACAGTATTTTTAACAAAGACGGACGCTCGACATTTTAGTACCTGGTTAAGTGTTAAATATACTACTTAACAAATTCCAAAAAAGAGTATCAAAACAAAgacaagtaaaatatttttttagcatatAATCTAACCAAAAGACCAAAAAGAACTCTGGATCaccactaatattttatttgttacaaaAGTCGTCAGACTCCTTACTCGTATTTGGAATAGACGTAGAGCTAATA
Proteins encoded:
- the LOC133528996 gene encoding beta-chimaerin codes for the protein MENLRNIWKPELYRIQLEAPKPHRIICENCPDKPEFYGKEYHGIMGHKEATLRLKNEPNGAYLIRKGNDFNDFYTLTWRFDDKIHHYKLYYDGTHYLKDKRYDCIYDLVADGLITTHMELKARHILEMINSRTSYTESPYVTLNRRKLNTLQRKQQVSRQLPITTTDNTSTLELDKKPVLDLTPSLEDNPLLNKYSKSHTFKVHTFKGLNWCELCANFLWGFTAQGVKCEDCGFIAHSKCSERVPNHCVPDLKKIRGVFGIDLTTLLNAHSSTLPFVVRKCVSEIEARGMDSEGIYRVSGFADEIEALKMAFDKDGEAADLSPFSNINVVAGTLKLYLRLLPVPLITYDVHPKFVQATQMKTPSDQVGMLRECLELLPKAHYNCLQYVVQHLYRVSQMSEVNKMGSHNLSTVLAPTLVATPPAVTDLSFEIRALQALIDYCPAIYYQNK